Proteins encoded within one genomic window of Lampris incognitus isolate fLamInc1 chromosome 1, fLamInc1.hap2, whole genome shotgun sequence:
- the gck gene encoding hexokinase-4 isoform X2, with protein MYDMDHHDTMDKVEQILSEFTLNKEELKEVMKRMQREMDRGLRLESHEEASVKMLPTYVCSTPEGSEVGDFLALDLGGTNFRVMLVKVGEDEERGWKVETKTQMYSIPEDAMTGTAEMLFDYIAECISDFLDKHHIKHKKLPLGFTFSFPVRHEDIDKGILLNWTKGFKASGAEGNNVVGLLRDAIKRRGDFEMDVVAMVNDTVATMISCYYEDRSCEVGMIVGTGCNACYMEEMRTVELVEGEEGRMCVNTEWGAFGDNGELDEFRLEYDRVVDETSINPGQQLYEKLISGKYMGELVRLVLMKLVNEDLLFNGEASDLLKTRGSFETRYVSQVESDSGDRKQIYNILSTLGVLPSELDCDIVRLVCDSVSTRSAHMCGAGLAGVINVMRERRCQEALKITVGVDGSVYKLHPCFQDRFHKIVRELTPHCDITFIQSEEGSGRGAALISAVACKMAACMLTQ; from the exons ATGTATGACATGGATCATCATGATACGATGGACAAG GTGGAGCAGATTCTCTCCGAGTTCACGTTAAATAAAGAAGAGCTGAAGGAGGTGATGAAGAGGATGCAGCGGGAGATGGACAGAGGGCTGCGCTTAGAGAGTCACGAAGAGGCCAGCGTCAAAATGCTCCCCACCTACGTCTGCTCCACCCCGGAGGGATCAG AGGTGGGAGATTTCCTGGCTCTGGACCTTGGGGGGACAAACTTCCGCGTGATGCTGGTGAAGGTGGGCGAAGACGAGGAGAGGGGTTGGAAGGTGGAAACCAAAACCCAAATGTACTCCATCCCAGAAGACGCCATGACAGGGACTGCTGAAATG CTGTTTGACTACATCGCAGAGTGTATCTCAGACTTTCTGGACAAGCACCACATCAAACACAAGAAGCTCCCTCTGGGTTTTACTTTCTCCTTCCCCGTACGGCATGAGGACATTGACAAG GGCATTCTTCTGAACTGGACCAAAGGGTTCAAGGCATCCGGGGCAGAGGGGAACAATGTTGTGGGTCTATTACGAGATGCTATTAAGAGACGAGGG GACTTTGAGATGGACGTGGTCGCCATGGTCAACGACACAGTGGCCACCATGATCTCCTGCTACTACGAAGACCGAAGCTGTGAAGTTGGAATGATTGTTG GTACCGGTTGTAATGCATGTTACATGGAGGAGATGCGCACGGTGGAGCtggtggagggggaggagggcCGGATGTGTGTGAACACCGAGTGGGGAGCGTTCGGAGACAATGGGGAGCTGGATGAGTTCAGACTGGAGTATGACAGAGTGGTGGATGAGACCTCCATCAACCCAGGACAGCAACT ATATGAGAAGCTGATCAGTGGAAAGTATATGGGAGAACTGGTGAGACTGGTTCTGATGAAGTTGGTCAATGAGGACCTGCTGTTTAACGGCGAGGCGTCCGACCTGCTCAAGACACGTGGGAGCTTTGAGACACGTTACGTCTCACAGGTAGAAAG TGACTCCGGTGACAGGAAGCAGATCTACAACATCCTGTCTACGCTAGGCGTGCTGCCATCAGAGCTGGACTGTGACATTGTGCGTCTGGTGTGTGACAGCGTGTCCACCCGCTCAGCTCACATGTGCGGGGCGGGTCTTGCAGGCGTCATCAACGTCATGAGGGAGCGGCGCTGCCAAGAGGCGCTGAAGATAACCGTGGGGGTTGACGGTTCTGTCTACAAATTGCACCCATG TTTCCAGGACAGATTCCACAAAATAGTGCGGGAGCTGACGCCTCACTGTGACATCACCTTCATCCAGTCGGAGGAGGGCAGTGGCCGAGGCGCCGCCCTCATCTCAGCAGTTGCCTGTAAGATGGCAGCTTGCATGTTGACACAATAA
- the gck gene encoding hexokinase-4 isoform X1 — MIKVITPSDQKIGQLLKSTWKRDLFFHFSTHGRRDMYDMDHHDTMDKVEQILSEFTLNKEELKEVMKRMQREMDRGLRLESHEEASVKMLPTYVCSTPEGSEVGDFLALDLGGTNFRVMLVKVGEDEERGWKVETKTQMYSIPEDAMTGTAEMLFDYIAECISDFLDKHHIKHKKLPLGFTFSFPVRHEDIDKGILLNWTKGFKASGAEGNNVVGLLRDAIKRRGDFEMDVVAMVNDTVATMISCYYEDRSCEVGMIVGTGCNACYMEEMRTVELVEGEEGRMCVNTEWGAFGDNGELDEFRLEYDRVVDETSINPGQQLYEKLISGKYMGELVRLVLMKLVNEDLLFNGEASDLLKTRGSFETRYVSQVESDSGDRKQIYNILSTLGVLPSELDCDIVRLVCDSVSTRSAHMCGAGLAGVINVMRERRCQEALKITVGVDGSVYKLHPCFQDRFHKIVRELTPHCDITFIQSEEGSGRGAALISAVACKMAACMLTQ; from the exons ATGATTAAAG TTATAACACCATCAGACCAGAAAATTGGGCAACTCCTGAAATCTACCTGGAAAAGAGATTTATTCTTTCACTTCAGCACTCATGGTCGGCGGGACATGTATGACATGGATCATCATGATACGATGGACAAG GTGGAGCAGATTCTCTCCGAGTTCACGTTAAATAAAGAAGAGCTGAAGGAGGTGATGAAGAGGATGCAGCGGGAGATGGACAGAGGGCTGCGCTTAGAGAGTCACGAAGAGGCCAGCGTCAAAATGCTCCCCACCTACGTCTGCTCCACCCCGGAGGGATCAG AGGTGGGAGATTTCCTGGCTCTGGACCTTGGGGGGACAAACTTCCGCGTGATGCTGGTGAAGGTGGGCGAAGACGAGGAGAGGGGTTGGAAGGTGGAAACCAAAACCCAAATGTACTCCATCCCAGAAGACGCCATGACAGGGACTGCTGAAATG CTGTTTGACTACATCGCAGAGTGTATCTCAGACTTTCTGGACAAGCACCACATCAAACACAAGAAGCTCCCTCTGGGTTTTACTTTCTCCTTCCCCGTACGGCATGAGGACATTGACAAG GGCATTCTTCTGAACTGGACCAAAGGGTTCAAGGCATCCGGGGCAGAGGGGAACAATGTTGTGGGTCTATTACGAGATGCTATTAAGAGACGAGGG GACTTTGAGATGGACGTGGTCGCCATGGTCAACGACACAGTGGCCACCATGATCTCCTGCTACTACGAAGACCGAAGCTGTGAAGTTGGAATGATTGTTG GTACCGGTTGTAATGCATGTTACATGGAGGAGATGCGCACGGTGGAGCtggtggagggggaggagggcCGGATGTGTGTGAACACCGAGTGGGGAGCGTTCGGAGACAATGGGGAGCTGGATGAGTTCAGACTGGAGTATGACAGAGTGGTGGATGAGACCTCCATCAACCCAGGACAGCAACT ATATGAGAAGCTGATCAGTGGAAAGTATATGGGAGAACTGGTGAGACTGGTTCTGATGAAGTTGGTCAATGAGGACCTGCTGTTTAACGGCGAGGCGTCCGACCTGCTCAAGACACGTGGGAGCTTTGAGACACGTTACGTCTCACAGGTAGAAAG TGACTCCGGTGACAGGAAGCAGATCTACAACATCCTGTCTACGCTAGGCGTGCTGCCATCAGAGCTGGACTGTGACATTGTGCGTCTGGTGTGTGACAGCGTGTCCACCCGCTCAGCTCACATGTGCGGGGCGGGTCTTGCAGGCGTCATCAACGTCATGAGGGAGCGGCGCTGCCAAGAGGCGCTGAAGATAACCGTGGGGGTTGACGGTTCTGTCTACAAATTGCACCCATG TTTCCAGGACAGATTCCACAAAATAGTGCGGGAGCTGACGCCTCACTGTGACATCACCTTCATCCAGTCGGAGGAGGGCAGTGGCCGAGGCGCCGCCCTCATCTCAGCAGTTGCCTGTAAGATGGCAGCTTGCATGTTGACACAATAA
- the ykt6 gene encoding synaptobrevin homolog YKT6: protein MKLYSLSILNKGATRANLLKAAYDLSSFSFFQRSSVQEFMTFTSALIVERTSHGTRASVKEQEYLCHVYVRNDNLSAVVIADNEYPQRVCFTLLDKVLEEFSRQVDSIDWPSGNPDTITYKALDIHLAKYQNPREADAMTKVQAELDETKIILHNTMESLLERGEKLDDLVAKSEHLGTQSKAFYKTARKQNSCCEIM, encoded by the exons ATGAAGCTCTATAGCCTCAGCATTCTAAACAAAGGAGCGACCAGAGCCAACCTTCTTAAAGCAGCCTACGATCTCAGTTCGTTCAGCTTCTTTCAGCGCTCAAG TGTTCAGGAGTTCATGACCTTCACAAGTGCCTTGATTGTCGAGCGAACATCACATGGAACCCGTGCCTCTGTCAAAGAACAAG AGTATCTGTGTCACGTGTATGTGAGAAATGACAACCTGAGTGCTGTGGTGATAGCAGATAACGAATACCCGCAGAGAGTCTGTTTCACCTTGCTGGACAAG GTTTTAGAGGAATTCTCCAGACAAGTGGATAGTATAGACTGGCCTTCTGGTAACCCTGACACCATCACCTACAAAGCACTGGATATTCACCTTGCTAAATACCAG AACCCCAGGGAAGCAGATGCTATGACTAAAGTACAGGCTGAGCTGGATGAGACAAAAATAATTTTG CACAACACTATGGAAAGTCTGCTTGAGAGGGGAGAGAAACTGGATGATCTGGTGGCAAAGTCAGAGCACCTTGGAACCCAGTCTAAAGCCTTCTATAAGACT GCACGGAAACAGAACTCGTGCTGTGAAATCATGTGA